In Pseudoalteromonas carrageenovora IAM 12662, the following proteins share a genomic window:
- a CDS encoding alpha/beta hydrolase has protein sequence MSLEFVEYPAQSEHKATVIWLHGLGDSGDGFAPVAPQLNLPSELGIRFVFPHAPVQPVTINGGMEMRSWYDIKSIELDKRADEQGVRDSADKVQVLINQEIESGIPANKIILAGFSQGGVVSLHLAPRFEHKLGGVMALSTYMCVPQKFTDEAKHADLNVFMAHGSQDNVVPHSAGRSAYEVLTAHNMDVSWQDYPMAHQVCAEELQAIRQWLIARLS, from the coding sequence ATGAGTTTAGAATTTGTAGAATACCCGGCACAATCAGAACACAAAGCAACGGTAATTTGGTTACATGGCCTAGGTGATTCAGGTGATGGTTTTGCACCTGTAGCACCGCAGCTTAATTTACCCAGTGAGCTAGGGATACGATTTGTATTTCCGCATGCGCCAGTGCAACCGGTCACCATAAATGGTGGTATGGAAATGCGCTCTTGGTACGATATTAAATCTATAGAATTAGATAAGCGTGCCGATGAACAAGGCGTAAGAGATTCAGCTGACAAAGTTCAAGTTCTTATTAATCAAGAAATTGAAAGTGGTATACCTGCTAATAAAATTATTTTGGCTGGTTTTTCACAAGGTGGCGTTGTTTCACTGCATTTAGCGCCACGTTTTGAGCATAAGCTTGGTGGCGTTATGGCGCTTTCTACTTATATGTGTGTGCCACAAAAATTTACAGACGAAGCAAAACATGCTGATTTAAATGTTTTTATGGCGCATGGTAGCCAAGATAACGTAGTGCCGCATAGTGCGGGAAGAAGTGCGTATGAAGTATTAACAGCACATAACATGGATGTAAGCTGGCAAGATTACCCAATGGCTCATCAGGTTTGCGCAGAAGAACTGCAAGCTATTCGTCAATGGTTAATTGCCCGTTTAAGCTAA
- the cyaY gene encoding iron donor protein CyaY: MTEHEYHQLAEALMFTIEEQVDDCEADLDYESAQGILEIIFADKSKIVINKQAPLHQVWVATKFNGHHFEMRDGQWIDNRSGAEFWEFMNQASTRQAGQEIKWQSSL, encoded by the coding sequence ATGACTGAACACGAATATCACCAATTAGCCGAAGCTCTTATGTTCACAATTGAAGAGCAAGTTGATGATTGCGAAGCTGATTTAGATTATGAGTCGGCACAAGGTATTTTAGAAATTATATTTGCTGATAAAAGTAAAATTGTAATTAATAAACAAGCACCTTTGCATCAAGTATGGGTGGCAACTAAATTTAATGGCCACCACTTTGAAATGCGTGACGGTCAATGGATTGATAATCGTTCTGGCGCTGAATTTTGGGAATTTATGAACCAAGCATCTACTCGCCAAGCAGGCCAAGAAATTAAGTGGCAATCATCACTATGA
- the lptM gene encoding LPS translocon maturation chaperone LptM: protein MKATHTLQLKKLLISTVLLSALAGCGQSGPLYLPEQEVDQNQPQETVTASEQNNTQQSQEQ from the coding sequence ATGAAAGCGACACATACCTTACAATTAAAAAAACTATTAATAAGCACTGTACTGCTAAGCGCATTAGCTGGTTGCGGACAAAGTGGCCCTCTTTATTTACCAGAGCAAGAAGTTGATCAAAATCAACCTCAAGAAACAGTAACTGCTTCAGAGCAAAACAACACGCAACAAAGTCAGGAGCAATAA
- the lysA gene encoding diaminopimelate decarboxylase, translated as MDYFNYQNNQLFAEDVSVAAIAQQYGTPCYVYSRATFERHYLAFANATKNHKSLVCYAVKANSNIAVLNILARLGSGFDIVSKGELARVIKAGGDASKVVFSGVAKTADEIAYALKLGIKCFNVESASELERISEVACELNLEAPISIRVNPDIDAKTHPYISTGLKENKFGIDIQTAVSVYQHAASLPGLKITGVDCHIGSQLTEVRPFLEALDKLMALIDELKTCGIELTHLDIGGGLGVPYNNEQPPHPSEYAAQVTERLANYKHLELIFEPGRAIAANAGILVTQVEFIKQNQDKFFAIVDAGMNDMLRPSLYQAWQKIIPISVRNDDTPTHNFDIVGPVCETGDFLGKDRELALKQGDLLAQRSAGAYGFTMSSNYNSRPRVAEIMVDGEQHHLIRQRETIESLYQGEKILP; from the coding sequence ATGGATTATTTTAACTACCAAAACAACCAATTATTTGCCGAAGACGTAAGTGTGGCCGCTATTGCTCAGCAATATGGTACGCCTTGTTATGTGTATTCGCGCGCGACCTTTGAACGTCATTATTTAGCCTTTGCTAATGCCACTAAAAACCATAAAAGCTTGGTTTGCTATGCCGTTAAAGCAAATTCTAACATTGCAGTATTAAATATTTTAGCGCGCCTTGGCTCAGGTTTCGATATTGTATCGAAGGGTGAACTTGCACGTGTAATAAAAGCCGGTGGCGACGCCTCTAAAGTCGTTTTTTCGGGCGTGGCTAAAACAGCAGACGAAATAGCTTATGCGCTAAAACTAGGCATTAAATGCTTTAATGTTGAGTCGGCCTCTGAGCTTGAGCGTATTTCTGAGGTTGCTTGCGAGTTAAATTTAGAAGCGCCTATTTCTATACGTGTTAACCCTGATATAGACGCAAAAACGCATCCGTATATTTCTACCGGTTTAAAAGAAAATAAATTTGGCATTGATATTCAAACAGCTGTGAGTGTTTATCAACATGCAGCGTCTTTACCGGGTTTAAAAATTACCGGTGTTGACTGCCATATAGGTTCGCAACTAACAGAAGTAAGACCCTTTTTAGAAGCGTTAGATAAATTAATGGCGCTAATTGATGAGCTAAAAACATGCGGTATTGAGCTTACGCATTTAGATATTGGTGGTGGTTTAGGTGTGCCGTATAACAACGAGCAACCGCCACATCCAAGTGAATATGCAGCGCAAGTAACTGAGCGTTTAGCTAATTACAAACATCTTGAGCTTATTTTTGAGCCTGGCCGCGCTATTGCAGCCAATGCCGGCATTTTAGTAACCCAAGTTGAATTTATTAAGCAAAACCAAGATAAGTTTTTTGCCATTGTAGATGCGGGTATGAACGACATGCTGCGCCCTTCGCTTTATCAAGCATGGCAAAAAATTATTCCGATATCGGTGCGAAACGACGACACCCCAACACATAATTTCGATATTGTTGGCCCAGTATGTGAAACCGGTGACTTTTTAGGTAAAGACCGCGAACTTGCACTTAAGCAAGGCGATTTACTAGCTCAGCGTAGTGCAGGCGCATATGGCTTTACTATGAGCTCAAATTATAACTCTCGCCCACGTGTTGCAGAAATAATGGTAGATGGCGAGCAGCACCACCTTATTCGCCAACGCGAAACGATAGAAAGCCTTTATCAGGGTGAGAAAATTTTACCATAA